DNA sequence from the Thermodesulfobacteriota bacterium genome:
TCTTAGCTATATTAAATATTGGTGGAGGAATACTTAAAAAATGAAGAAATTTAACCGCAGAGAGTTCATAAGTAAAACTAGTAAAACTGCTCTGGGTTTAGGTATTGCTTCCCAATTAGGATTGCTTTCGGGTTGTGACAGCAGCTCGAGCATAAATGGCCCATCTGAAGCTGCGTGGCGTCAATTTGCAGATAGCTTAACAGGTATGCTTCTTAGGCCCGGAGATGATATATTTGCCCAGTTGGCACTGCCTCACAACTTAGCCTTCGTTAGCATTTTGCCTCAGGGTATTGTGATAGCAGCTAACGAAGCTGATGTACAGAAATGCATCCAGTTCGTTCAAGAGCATAACCTTCCTTTTGCCGCTCGTTCTGGAAACCACAGCTACGCTGCTTATTCATCGACATCAGGCCTTCAAATAGATATGACCTCCTTAAATTCAATTGAACTCAATAAATCGACCGGAATTCTTAATGTCGGAGGCGGCACATTACTTGGAAACTTAGTAGCAGACATAACCCCTTCGGGATTTATGATTCCTGTGGGAACTTGCGCTACTGTAGGACTTGCAGGCTTACTTCTTGGAGGAGGAATCGGATTTAATGGAAGAAGATTTGGACTTACCAGCGATAACCTCGTTCAGACGCAGATAGTTACTGCAAGTGGTGAGATTTTGAACTGCAATGATAATGAAAATTCCGATCTTTTTTGGGCTGCCAGAGGTAGTGGAGGCGGAAATTTTGGAATCCACACAGGATTTCAAATCCAGGCCCATGAGGTTGGCGATGTTTCGGTATATGAAATAAGCTGGGACCAAACAGATATAGGATCTGTCTGGCTCGCTATGCAAGATATTTCTTTATCGGCGTCTGATGAGTTTTCTTTGAAATTAGCTATTAGCATAAGTGAAGAAGGTTCTCTGCCCGGATCTCAGAATATTAAGTTTACAGCCACTGGGCAGTACTATGGTTCAGCTGAAGATCTAAGGGAATTATTAGATCCTGCCTTTTCTGCTGCGGAGCCCATATCATCCACAATCGAGGAATTAAGCTTCTTTGAAGCTCAGCTTTTCCTTGAAGAACATGGCGGACCCAATGCCTTTTTAACTAAGTCTGCATTTATTGAAGGAAAACTATCTGAATCAGCAGTATCAACTTTAATTAATCATCTCTCTAAGTGGCCAACAGACTCTAGGCTTGCAGAGTTTAAAATATTTGCTTTTGGCGAAGGCTATAGCGCTGTGGATCCGAGTGATACCGCATTTTTCCATCGGACAGCAGATTTTGTGGTAGAGAGCTGCGCCTCCTGGCATCCAGGTGATTCACAGTCAATTATTGATGCCAGCA
Encoded proteins:
- a CDS encoding FAD-binding oxidoreductase; the protein is MKKFNRREFISKTSKTALGLGIASQLGLLSGCDSSSSINGPSEAAWRQFADSLTGMLLRPGDDIFAQLALPHNLAFVSILPQGIVIAANEADVQKCIQFVQEHNLPFAARSGNHSYAAYSSTSGLQIDMTSLNSIELNKSTGILNVGGGTLLGNLVADITPSGFMIPVGTCATVGLAGLLLGGGIGFNGRRFGLTSDNLVQTQIVTASGEILNCNDNENSDLFWAARGSGGGNFGIHTGFQIQAHEVGDVSVYEISWDQTDIGSVWLAMQDISLSASDEFSLKLAISISEEGSLPGSQNIKFTATGQYYGSAEDLRELLDPAFSAAEPISSTIEELSFFEAQLFLEEHGGPNAFLTKSAFIEGKLSESAVSTLINHLSKWPTDSRLAEFKIFAFGEGYSAVDPSDTAFFHRTADFVVESCASWHPGDSQSIIDASTDWLQELFSLLDSSFNGFAYNNFIDPTLENWDFAYHSSNLPRLIRVNKKYDPNNLFDFDQGIPLSVLEDV